One Companilactobacillus farciminis KCTC 3681 = DSM 20184 genomic window, GTTATCTCTTAAATAGTGGACTAATTTTTGTGTTGAGCGGAAACGTTTATCATTATCATTTTCCTCACCTTGAGCATTCAAGACGATTGTCACCAATCTAGTATTATCCAATGGTAAAGTTCCGACAAAGGATTCCCCGGCTTGTTCAGTCGTACCAGTCTTTAGACCGTCGAATTCATAGCCTTCCTGATAGTCGCGTTGGCCTTTCAATAAGAAATTCAAAGTGTCATAAGTCTTGATCTCATTATCGATTGGGAATGACAATTTCGTTTGTGAAGTTGTCTGAAGTATTTCTGGATATTGATCTAAAACGTGCTTGACAATAACGCCGATATCATTGGCTGAAAGCTTGTTTTCACCATCAGTTGGTCCAATGTACATATCGGTTTTCAAGTCAGAATTATTCAAACCAGAAGCGTTGTATAATTCAGCATCCTTGATACCCCAATCTTTGACTGTTTTGCGCATCATTTTGACAAACTTAGCTTGTGTTCCGGCCACTTTTCCAGCCAACATCATCGCAGCCGAATTGGAAGATACGATCCAAGCAGCATTGTAGAGATCTTTGACCGAATAAGATTTATCGGCATCCAAACGAACGTTAGTTAATTCGTTGTCCTGCGTCATATCAGCT contains:
- a CDS encoding D-alanyl-D-alanine carboxypeptidase family protein; protein product: MKGFAKKFMLVMSVFILTLPIFTSEVAAATFTQPELELNASAGMIFDENSGQIVYSKNPDEKLAIGSITKIVTLYLVTKAIKDGKISESDLVTPTQEQADMTQDNELTNVRLDADKSYSVKDLYNAAWIVSSNSAAMMLAGKVAGTQAKFVKMMRKTVKDWGIKDAELYNASGLNNSDLKTDMYIGPTDGENKLSANDIGVIVKHVLDQYPEILQTTSQTKLSFPIDNEIKTYDTLNFLLKGQRDYQEGYEFDGLKTGTTEQAGESFVGTLPLDNTRLVTIVLNAQGEENDNDKRFRSTQKLVHYLRDNFDRKEVIQKDKSIKINNKKYKTYEPVYVWLPKNSNIEDLRYTVSSDDLGFTAIHNKQTVKLIATNTNSGYLPFKKADVRKKIHKETNQKSWWDQIVEFFNHLF